In Daphnia pulicaria isolate SC F1-1A chromosome 9, SC_F0-13Bv2, whole genome shotgun sequence, a single genomic region encodes these proteins:
- the LOC124313367 gene encoding serine/threonine-protein kinase/endoribonuclease IRE1-like gives MMISHYRAIEKCLTSLDKYCRQPLLYHGVIPMPTDQQVLHQMAKGLHYIHSQIVNDLPNLRSQPLIHRDVKPKNILISCDNPSVIKWVDFGLSRNVVNGSRSFTWSQLKGTDRWLAPELIQSDVKTKVRGSQRCDVFALGCVFFLKQGMHPFGDDNTAQGNIDNGIQVNLNQLSKEHFAFSIIEKMIQNDPHSQPKMSAVVDALQ, from the exons ATGATGATTTCAC ATTACAGAGCCATCGAGAAATGTCTGACATCATTAGATAAATACTGCCGACAGCCGCTTCTTTATCACGGGGTTATCCCGATGCCGACGGACCAACAAGTTCTCCATCAAATGGCCAAAGGCCTTCATTACATCCACTCGCAAATTGTGAACGATCTTCCCAATTTGCGGTCACAACCTTTGATCCATCGGGATGTCAaacccaaaaatattttaatttcgtGTGACAATCCGTCCGTCATCAAATGGGTCGATTTTGGACTGTCAAGAAATGTCGTCAACGGCAGCAGATCCTTTACGTGGAGTCAGTTGAAAGGAACTGATCGTTGGCTGGCACCCGAACTAATTCAAAGTGACGTGAAAACCAAAGTGAGAGGAAGTCAACGTTGCGATGTATTTGCTCTCGGCTGCGTCTTCTTTTTGAAACAAGGAATGCATCCGTTCGGGGACGATAACACTGCCCAAGGCAATATAGACAACGGGATCCAAGTCAATCTAAATC AGTTATCAAAGGAACATTTCGCCTTCTCCATCATagaaaaaatgattcaaaacGATCCTCATTCACAACCGAAAATGTCAGCAGTTGTCGATGCACTTCAATAA
- the LOC124313730 gene encoding transcription elongation factor SPT6-like has protein sequence MIVENPEALKTWLVAALASLCGEDQDHVEIAEIVLAQAKKKKTNSDLEKAMWKKLLADYLGEKTGEFIKKFFVTLETKSYLQSNPGPSTPRIESTTASEHEVGHFTDFDEKIRKTDMPERMQLRNVPITSVEEGSAELDLEAEWIHKHAFSKASISNQDGTADGREDVIKGPKTVEKIRKALELIRNQHFEVPFIAFYRKEYVLPELSVYDLWRVYKFDEKWTQLQTRKNNMMRLFQKIQKYRSEKPNENVRVLKDEDIDRLRMVQSIEELSDVYNHFTLYYGNDVLAMREEYRRNSAARQRLNEDGELMDADDMKEDLHDPDEDLYSRGASAGLDGLLRKYGLSRIEQFADNYQRHDIHQSQTTKDPCDVALEYAFSKFPNVAEFLKAANYMLAVQIAKEPSVRKFVRESFFERARFDVIPTKEGLKKIDEMHNLYSLKFLKNKPVWDLVNDQFLRLWVAEQDKLLTIVFPTKIEGAITASYVDEIIKALLTRDESSKLVQELNVQRKEIIDLALSKFVLPSMVKELKAKLLNEAQEFVKRACCQQLYNCLNVAPYEVNFGDKEDKDTTDGIRILGLSYGEDQIVYGCLIKGDGECSNQIRLEHILKRKNAEKEKDRTDKEKNLKMLKYFISSGMPHAIAVSAESQEATQLVEDSRSIISELVKEKKCPTIDVFLVDNSFAKVFAKSTGAESEFPQRPLLLREAISIARQFQDPLVEFSQLFNSNEDIVNIKFHSMQDQLSKKELLEGLYLEFVNRTNEVGVDINRAIKHPRTAHLIQFICGLGPRKADQLIQTLLKNKNQRLENRTQLVTACHMGPKVFTNCAGFIKIDTHLSGDGAEPQVELLDGSRVHPERYDWARDFAVAALKYHGEKYVDPGGAVKKILEAPQKLEGINLDVAVDQCERQGFGNARNTLEHIRSELLHLYKDGRPSYQAPSHEEDIFNMITKETPQTFYKGKMVLATVTGFLRRKPKREELDKANPKKNETTGLWQCPFCLQNDFTDLSGVWNHFDAGSCSGQAIGVSICLENGLSGFLPMKCLSDSKITNPEERVRVGHTIHCRITKIDVKRFSVDVTSKASDLDDINGVWRPPKDAYYDGPAEKAMLKAEEDAKKLRQKNTESIIARPASTTPSNTTERRSGGPSSRSRSRSPNRGRTARTIGSSSRSRSPLHQSSPLRRPSPRLPAFPPVGAPAPALIVAPPWFHNMQCPHFKDHSQCPRGNLCPYVTGPYQPDLQLMEALNMPGRDPPQNPQ, from the exons ATGATCGTAGAAAATCCAGAGGCCCTCAAAACTTGGCTTGTGGCTGCCCTGGCCTCATT GTGTGGTGAAGACCAGGATCATGTAGAGATTGCCGAGATTGTGCTTGCCCAagctaaaaagaagaaaacaaattctgaTCTGGAAAAGGCCATGTGGAAGAAGCTTTTGGCAGACTACCTTGGTGAGAAGACAGGAGAATTCATCAAAAAGTTTTTCGTCACTTTGGAGACCAAATCATACCTGCAGTCAAACCCTGGGCCTTCTACGCCCAGAATTGAATCAACTACTGCTAGTGAACATGAAGTGGGTCATTTTACTGATTTCGATGAAAAG ATTCGAAAAACCGATATGCCTGAACGCATGCAATTACGTAACGTTCCCATTACTTCTGTCGAAGAAGGTTCTGCTGAATTGGATTTAGAAGCCGAGTGGATACACAAGCATGCTTTTTCCAAAGCATCCATTTCAAATCAG GACGGTACGGCAGATGGACGGGAAGATGTGATAAAGGGACCTAAGACTGTCGAAAAGATTCGTAAAGCTCTTGAACTCATTCGCAATCAACACTTCGAAGTCCCTTTTATAGCCTTCTATCGTAAAGAATACGTCCTACCAGAATTGAGCGTGTATGACCTTTGGAGAGTCTACAAGTTTGATGAAAAGTGGACCCAACTGCAGACACGTAAAAACAACATGATGCGACTCTtccagaaaattcaaaaatatcgaTCGGAGAAGCCCAATGAGAACGTGCGTGTTCTTAAAGATGAAGACATCGATAGATTGAGAATGGTCCAATCCATTGAAGAATTGAGCGACGTTTACAATCACTTCACCCTTTACTACGGCAATGATGTACTTGCCATGCGAGAAGAATACCGTCGAAACTCAGCAGCCAGGCAAAGATTGAACGAAGACGGTGAACTTATGGATGCCGACGATATGAAAGAAGACTTGCACGACCCGGATGAAGACTTATACTCTCGTGGCGCCAGTGCTGGTCTTGATGGGTTGCTAAGGAAATACGGTTTATCTCGCATCGAGCAGTTCGCCGACAATTACCAACGACACGACATTCATCAAAgtcaaacaacaaaagatcCTTGCGATGTTGCCCTCGAATATGCCTTCTCCAAGTTTCCAAACGTTGCTGAATTTCTCAAAGCGGCAAACTACATGTTGGCTGTACAAATCGCTAAAGAACCTTCGGTTCGTAAGTTTGTCCGTGAATCTTTCTTTGAACGCGCTCGTTTTGATGTCATCCCTACGAAGGAAGGCTTGAAGAAAATCGACGAGATGCACAACCTTTATTCTCTCAAATTCCTTAAAAACAAGCCAGTGTGGGATTTAGTCAATGATCAATTCCTCCGACTGTGGGTCGCTGAGCAAGACAAGTTGCTAACCATTGTCTTCCCAACGAAAATTGAAGGAGCCATTACCGCCAGTTACGTTGACGAGATAATAAAGGCACTCCTTACCCGCGACGAATCCAGCAAACTCGTACAGGAATTGAATGTTCAGCGTAAAGAAATCATCGATCTTGCCCTCAGTAAATTTGTGTTACCGTCGATGGTCAAAGAACTCAAGGCAAAGCTGTTGAACGAAGCCCAAGAATTTGTTAAGAGAGCTTGCTGCCAACAATTATACAATTGTCTCAAC gTGGCCCCTTACGAAGTCAACTTTGGTGACAAAGAGGACAAGGACACTACAGATGGAATTAGAATCCTGGGTCTCAGCTATGGAGAAGATCAGATAGTTTATGGTTGTTTGATCAAAGGCGATGGTGAGTGTTCCAACCAAATTCGTCTGGAACACATTCTGAAGCGCAAAAATgctgagaaggagaaggatcGCACTGACAAAGAGAAGAACCTCAAAATGTTAAAGTATTTTATCTCCAGTGGGATGCCACATGCGATCGCCGTGAGTGCCGAGTCTCAGGAAGCCACGCAGCTGGTTGAAGATTCGCGATCAATAATATCTGAGCTTGTCAAGGAAAAGAAGTGTCCAACGATCGATGTCTTTCTGGTCGACAACAGTTTTGCCAAAGTGTTTGCAAAGTCGACTGGGGCCGAAAGTGAATTCCCTCAACGTCCGCTGTTGTTGCGTGAAGCCATTAGCATTGCCAGGCAATTTCAG gACCCTCTCGTTGAATTTTCGCAACTCTTTAATTCCAACGAAGACATCGTCAATATCAAATTTCATTCTATGCAAGATCAACTAtccaaaaaagaacttttggaAGGTCTCTATCTTGAATTTGTGAACCGAACCAACGAAGTTGGTGTTGACATCAATCGCGCCATCAAACACCCACGCACGGCGCATTTGATTCAATTCATATGCGGTCTCGGACCCCGAAAAGCTGACCAATTGATCCAAACCCtcttaaaaaacaagaacCAGCGACTAGAAAATCGAACACAGTTGGTTACTGCTTGTCACATGGGTCCAAAG GTGTTCACTAACTGCGCTGGCttcataaaaatcgacacacaTTTGTCGGGTGACGGTGCCGAGCCGCAGGTCGAACTGCTAGATGGTTCTCGTGTCCATCCGGAAAGGTACGATTGGGCTCGTGATTTCGCCGTTGCTGCTCTCAAGTACCATGGTGAAAAATATGTCGACCCTGGTGGTGCTGTGAAAAAGATTCTGGAAGCCCCCCAAAAGCTCGAA GGTATCAATTTGGATGTGGCAGTTGATCAGTGTGAGCGTCAAGGTTTCGGCAACGCACGAAATACTTTGGAACACATTCGCTCTGAACTACTCCATCTCTACAAGGATGGTCGGCCGTCATATCAAGCGCCCTCACATGAAGAAGATATCTTCAACATGATTACCAAAGAAACTCCGCAAACCTTTTATAAGGGCAAAATGGTCTTGGCAACCGTCACCGGCTTCCTACGTCGTAAACCCAAGCGAGAAGAACTGGACAAAGCCAAtccaaagaaaaacgaaaccaCCGGCTTGTGGCAATGCCCATTTTGTCTGCAG AATGATTTCACTGATCTGTCAGGAGTTTGGAATCATTTTGATGCTGGATCTTGCAGTGGTCAGGCGATTGGTGTGAGCATCTGCTTGGAGAATGGACTGTCTGGATTTCTTCCTATGAAGTGCCTCTCTGATTCTAAAATCACCAATCCGGAAGAACGTGTCCGTGTAGGACATACGATCCATTGTCGCATCACCAAGATTGATGTCAAACGCTTTTCCGTTGATGTCACTTCAAAAGCTTCCGATTTGGATGACATAAATGGTGTATGGCGCCCACCAAAGGATGCCTACTACGATGGACCAGCTGAAAAGGCCATGCTGAAGGCAGAAGAGGATGCCAAAAAGCTTCGTCAAAAGAACACAGAAAGTATCATTGCTCGACCGGCTTCAACAACACCATCAAATACAACCGAAAGGAGGTCAGGGGGTCCCTCGTCCCGTTCCAGGTCACGCAGTCCGAATCGGGGCCGGACTGCCCGTACGATCGGATCGAGCAGCAGAAGTCGATCACCGTTGCATCAATCATCACCGTTGAGACGTCCGTCACCTCGTCTCCCTGCTTTTCCGCCGGTCGGAGCCCCTGCCCCAGCATTGATCGTCGCTCCGCCCTGGTTCCACAATATGCAATGCCCACATTTCAAAGATCATAGTCAATGCCCGAGgggcaatctctgcccgtatGTCACCGGTCCATACCAGCCGGATCTGCAGTTAATGGAAGCATTAAACATGCCCGGAAGAGATCCACCACAAAATCCTCAGTAG